One Oharaeibacter diazotrophicus DNA segment encodes these proteins:
- a CDS encoding hydantoinase/oxoprolinase family protein — translation MTSTSAATIGWDIGGAHLKATRVEAGRIVAVVQEPCALWQGLDRLEAAFAAATAAIGSAPANPVTMTGELVDLFGSRAEGVAVLADAAVRRLAGVTVYAGAAGFVAPEAVADHVDRIASANWHATARLVGRAVADALVLDIGSTTTDVVPVHGGAVAARGVTDAERMAAGELIYTGAVRTALMALSPRAPVAGAWTGVMAEYFATIADANRLLGRLGPDDDRHATADGRDKSEAASRLRLSRMVGRDVPELDDAGWRAVAVWFAEAQIRAVHDGVLQVLSGAGLDEAAPVVTCGIGRAVAAEVARRCGRPARDLAGLLPVAAGAAADLAERASACAPASAVALFGGRHDL, via the coding sequence ATGACTTCGACCTCGGCGGCGACCATCGGCTGGGACATCGGCGGCGCCCACCTCAAGGCGACGCGGGTCGAGGCCGGGCGGATCGTCGCCGTGGTCCAGGAGCCCTGCGCGCTCTGGCAGGGCCTCGACCGGCTCGAGGCCGCCTTCGCCGCCGCCACCGCCGCGATCGGGTCCGCCCCGGCCAACCCGGTCACGATGACCGGCGAGCTGGTCGACCTGTTCGGCAGCCGCGCCGAGGGCGTCGCCGTGCTCGCCGATGCCGCGGTCCGCCGGCTCGCCGGCGTCACGGTCTACGCCGGCGCGGCCGGCTTCGTCGCGCCGGAGGCCGTCGCCGACCACGTCGACCGCATCGCCTCGGCCAACTGGCACGCCACCGCCCGCCTCGTCGGCCGCGCCGTCGCCGACGCGCTCGTCCTCGACATCGGCAGCACCACGACGGACGTCGTGCCGGTGCACGGCGGGGCGGTCGCCGCCCGCGGCGTCACCGACGCCGAGCGCATGGCGGCGGGCGAACTGATCTACACCGGCGCGGTGCGCACGGCGCTGATGGCGCTGTCGCCGCGCGCGCCCGTGGCCGGTGCCTGGACCGGCGTGATGGCCGAGTATTTCGCCACCATCGCCGATGCCAACCGCCTGCTCGGCCGTCTCGGCCCCGACGACGACCGCCACGCCACCGCCGACGGCCGCGACAAGTCCGAGGCCGCGAGCCGGCTCCGGCTGTCGCGCATGGTCGGCCGCGACGTGCCCGAACTCGACGACGCCGGCTGGCGCGCCGTCGCCGTCTGGTTCGCCGAGGCGCAGATCCGCGCTGTCCACGACGGCGTCCTGCAGGTGCTCTCCGGCGCCGGCCTCGACGAGGCGGCGCCGGTGGTGACCTGCGGCATCGGCCGAGCCGTCGCCGCCGAGGTCGCGCGCCGCTGCGGCCGGCCCGCGCGCGACCTCGCCGGCCTGCTCCCGGTCGCCGCGGGCGCCGCCGCCGACCTCGCCGAACGCGCCTCCGCCTGCGCCCCGGCGAGCGCGGTGGCGCTCTTCGGCGGCCGTCACGATCTGTGA
- a CDS encoding triphosphoribosyl-dephospho-CoA synthase, whose amino-acid sequence MSALGERIETAFRAACAAELRAIKPGNVHDHAPGHRMTVADFEVSADVSAPHLARPGAGVGARIEGAVTATIAAVGQNTNLGILLLCAPLALAFETLGGTTDEAALRARLAEVLAATSVDDAAAAFQAIVAANPGGLGSAPEGDVGGPAIVTLTEAMALAAERDRIARQYVTTFADVFETGLVTHRRAMVSHARPSWVTASVYFAFAAGFPDTHVERKHGAATAAAVRAEFAEHRAFCAAEDLPALLEFDRGLKRRGINPGTSADLTVATEFVGHLLWNK is encoded by the coding sequence GTGAGCGCGCTCGGCGAGCGGATCGAGACCGCGTTCCGCGCCGCCTGCGCCGCGGAACTCCGGGCGATCAAGCCCGGCAACGTCCACGACCACGCCCCCGGTCACCGCATGACGGTGGCCGACTTCGAGGTCAGCGCCGACGTCTCGGCGCCGCATCTCGCCCGGCCCGGCGCCGGGGTCGGCGCCCGGATCGAGGGGGCGGTGACGGCGACGATCGCCGCGGTCGGCCAGAACACCAACCTCGGCATCCTGCTCTTGTGCGCCCCGCTGGCGCTCGCCTTCGAGACCCTCGGCGGCACCACGGACGAGGCGGCGCTGCGCGCCCGGCTCGCCGAAGTCCTCGCCGCCACCTCGGTCGACGACGCCGCGGCGGCGTTCCAGGCCATCGTCGCGGCGAATCCCGGCGGGCTCGGATCGGCGCCCGAAGGCGACGTCGGCGGCCCAGCCATCGTCACTTTGACGGAGGCCATGGCGCTCGCCGCCGAACGCGACCGCATCGCGCGACAATACGTCACGACCTTCGCCGACGTCTTCGAGACCGGACTTGTCACGCATCGGCGGGCCATGGTGTCGCACGCGCGCCCGTCCTGGGTCACCGCGAGCGTGTACTTCGCCTTCGCCGCGGGCTTTCCCGACACGCATGTCGAGCGCAAGCACGGTGCGGCCACCGCGGCGGCGGTGCGGGCGGAATTCGCGGAACACCGGGCTTTCTGCGCGGCCGAGGACCTGCCGGCGCTGCTCGAATTCGATCGCGGGTTGAAGAGGCGGGGTATCAATCCCGGTACGTCGGCCGACCTCACGGTAGCGACCGAGTTCGTCGGACATCTCCTGTGGAATAAGTGA
- a CDS encoding HisA/HisF-related TIM barrel protein produces MRIVPVIDLMDGHVVRARHGDRASYRPIETPLARGSAPEDVAAGLLALHPFRTLYVADLDGILRGARADAVIDRLVARFPDVVFWVDNGLADGAALAAWADAHGARPIVGTESQTSAAALVAAGPAAVLSIDFKGEAYAGPEEILADAGCWPDDVVVMTLGRVGGRAGPDFARLAAIAGRAGPGRRVHAAGGVRGADDLAALAEAGIAGALVATALHDGTLDTAALARFADGR; encoded by the coding sequence ATGCGCATCGTTCCGGTGATCGACCTGATGGACGGCCACGTGGTCCGCGCCCGCCACGGCGACCGGGCGTCCTACCGGCCGATCGAGACGCCGCTCGCCCGCGGCTCGGCGCCCGAGGACGTCGCGGCCGGACTGCTCGCGCTCCATCCGTTCCGCACGCTCTACGTCGCCGATCTCGACGGCATCCTGCGCGGTGCGCGCGCCGACGCGGTGATCGACCGGCTGGTCGCCCGCTTCCCGGACGTCGTGTTCTGGGTCGACAACGGCCTCGCCGACGGCGCCGCCCTCGCCGCCTGGGCGGACGCCCACGGCGCGCGGCCGATCGTCGGCACCGAGAGCCAGACCTCGGCGGCGGCGCTCGTCGCGGCCGGGCCGGCGGCCGTGCTGTCGATCGACTTCAAGGGCGAGGCCTACGCCGGACCGGAGGAGATCCTCGCCGACGCCGGGTGCTGGCCCGACGACGTGGTGGTGATGACGCTCGGCCGGGTCGGCGGCCGGGCCGGGCCGGACTTCGCGCGCCTCGCCGCGATCGCCGGACGGGCCGGACCGGGCCGGCGCGTCCACGCCGCCGGCGGCGTGCGCGGCGCCGACGACCTCGCCGCCCTCGCCGAGGCCGGCATCGCCGGCGCGCTGGTCGCAACCGCGCTCCACGACGGCACGCTCGACACCGCGGCCCTGGCGCGCTTCGCGGACGGGCGCTGA
- the fae gene encoding formaldehyde-activating enzyme yields the protein MAKINKVLLGEALVGDGNEVAHIDLIIGPRGSAAESAFVNSLSNNKDGFTSLLAVIAPNLPCKPNTILFNKVTIKDARQAVQMFGPAQYGVAKAVQDCVADGTIPADEADDLYILVGVFIHWEAADDAKIQKYNYEATKLSIQRAVAGKPTAAEVTAQKDTAKHPFGA from the coding sequence ATGGCGAAGATCAACAAGGTACTGCTCGGCGAGGCGCTGGTCGGTGACGGCAACGAGGTCGCTCACATCGACCTGATCATCGGACCGCGTGGCTCGGCCGCCGAGTCGGCGTTCGTGAACAGCCTGTCCAACAACAAGGACGGCTTCACCTCGCTGCTCGCGGTGATCGCCCCCAACCTGCCGTGCAAGCCGAACACCATCCTCTTCAACAAGGTGACCATCAAGGACGCCCGTCAGGCCGTCCAGATGTTCGGACCGGCGCAGTACGGCGTCGCCAAGGCCGTGCAGGATTGCGTGGCCGACGGCACGATCCCGGCCGACGAGGCCGACGACCTGTACATCCTGGTCGGCGTGTTCATCCACTGGGAAGCGGCTGACGACGCCAAGATCCAGAAGTACAACTACGAGGCCACCAAGCTGTCGATCCAGCGCGCCGTCGCCGGCAAGCCGACCGCGGCCGAAGTGACCGCGCAGAAGGACACTGCGAAGCATCCGTTCGGAGCTTAG